The following proteins come from a genomic window of Dreissena polymorpha isolate Duluth1 chromosome 1, UMN_Dpol_1.0, whole genome shotgun sequence:
- the LOC127839286 gene encoding uncharacterized protein LOC127839286 has protein sequence MAFPVRVESPGVRYSPEYLEADYTYTNTAVRRDAKGAYIATPVNTKYTFRTQRKVPKLGVMLVGLGGNNGSTVTAAILANKHRLSWHTKEGLQHANYLGSITQASTVCLGTGPEGEVYVPLKSMLPMVDPDDIIIDGWDISSLNLADAMERAQVIDYNLQVQLRPYLEGIKPRPSVYFPDFIAANQADRADNVLKGTKQELLTAIRRDIRDFKDKSGVDKVILLWTANTERFSDVIFEVNGTAENLLNSIKNNESEVSPSTLFAVASILEGITYINGSPQNTFVPGVIDLAQKRKVFIAGDDFKSGQTKLKSVLVDFLVSAGIKPVSIVSYNHLGNNDGKNLSAPQTFRSKEISKSNVVDDMVDSNSILYPDGRRPDHCVVIKYVPYVGDSKRAMDEYTSEIMMGGTNTLVIHNTCEDSLLASPLILDLVILAELFERVQYKTDADDEFRNFNVVMSILNYLCKAPLVPKGTPVVNSLFRQRSCIENVLRACVGLAPINHMLLEYKHARIENPLPEKRSEAAAEKVKPAINGVIDTKGATGVQGHSRRSSDEAEL, from the exons ATGGCCTTCCCAGTTCGCGTGGAGAGCCCCGGGGTTCGGTACAGCCCAGAATACCTGGAGGCGGACTACACGTACACAAACACAGCCGTCCGCAGGGACGCCAAGGGCGCCTACATAGCTACGCCCGTCAACACCAAGTACACGTTCAGAACGCAGCGAAAG GTACCCAAGCTAGGTGTGATGCTGGTAGGGCTGGGCGGAAACAACGGCAGCACTGTCACCGCCGCCATCCTCGCCAACAAGCACCGCCTGTCCTGGCACACCAAGGAAGGACTCCAACACGCAAACTATCTTG GTTCGATCACACAAGCGAGCACAGTGTGCCTCGGTACCGGACCGGAAGGAGAGGTCTACGTGCCACTCAAGAGTATGCTGCCTATGGTCGACCCGGATGACATTATTATCGACG GCTGGGATATATCATCTCTGAACCTAGCTGACGCCATGGAGCGGGCTCAGGTGATCGACTATAACCTGCAGGTACAACTGCGTCCGTATCTAGAAGGCATTAAGCCGCGGCCCTCCGTCTACTTTCCGGACTTCATAGCCGCCAACCAGGCGGATCGCGCCGACAACGTGCTCAAGGGTACCAAACAGGAGCTTCTGACGGCAATCCGGCGCGACATCCGGGATTTCAAGGACAAGAGCGGCGTCGACAAGGTGATTCTGCTGTGGACCGCAAATACAGAGCGCTTTAGTGACGTCATATTTGAAGTGAACGGCACAGCTGAAAACCTTCTCAACAGTATCAAGAATAACGAGAGCGAGGTCTCACCATCCACATTGTTCGCCGTTGCGTCCATACTAGAAGGG ATCACTTATATCAATGGATCGCCCCAGAACACATTCGTCCCAGGCGTGATAGACCTTGCACAAAAACGAAAGGTGTTTATAGCCGGTGACGACTTTAAGTCTGGTCAGACAAAGCTCAAGTCGGTGCTGGTGGACTTCCTGGTGAGTGCGGGGATCAAGCCCGTGTCCATAGTCAGCTACAATCACCTCGGCAACAACGACGGCAAAAATCTCAGCGCCCCACAGACTTTCCGGTCAAAGGAG ATATCCAAGAGCAATGTGGTTGATGACATGGTCGATTCGAACTCTATCCTGTATCCAGACGGCCGGCGGCCGGACCACTGCGTCGTGATCAAATACGTGCCGTATGTTGGCGACAGCAAGCGCGCCATGGACGAGTACACGTCAGAGATAATGATGGGCGGCACGAACACTCTGGTGATCCACAACACGTGCGAGGATTCGTTGCTAGCCAGTCCACTTATATTAGACCTCGTCATCCTTGCGGAGCTCTTCGAGCGCGTCCAGTACAAAACGGACGCTGACGACGAATTCCGGAATTTCAACGTGGTTATGTCGATACTGAACTATTTGTGTAAAGCGCCGCTCGTTCCTAAGGGAACCCCCGTCGTTAACTCGCTGTTCCGACAGAGGAGCTGTATAGAGAACGTGCTGCGGGCGTGCGTAGGCCTGGCTCCGATCAACCACATGCTGCTGGAATACAAACATGCGCGCATCGAGAATCCCCTGCCAGAAAAACGCTCGGAAGCGGCGGCAGAGAAAGTGAAGCCGGCAATTAACGGAGTCATCGACACGAAAGGGGCCACCGGGGTCCAAGGACATAGTAGACGATCTTCTGACGAAGCGGAACTTTAA